ATAGACAGAATGCTAGGATTCCGTTTtggcaaaaaaaaaaaaaaaaaaaaaaaaaaaaaatagaataaaataaaaataaaaaataaaaagccCGAGTGTAACCCATGTGACAAGAGACTTGCCGCCTCCCCCAACCGACAGACCAAAGTGTGGGGTAAAAATCGTGAGCTCGGGGGAACAATAGCACGAAAGACCCGAGCAAAACTCCACCAATCGCCCACTATCTTATCGCGCGGCGGGGTTAAGCTGGaggaaagaagcaaaagacacGACAACGAGCGTTAATAAATCGATTGAAAAAAATATCCGTactataatactagattataCTCACACAATCCCTGacctcccctcctcccatTCTGTAaaccaaaaacaaccaagcacacaaagaaagaaacataccaACCAACACAATGCCTCTCCCCCAACTCCTAGTAGGCAAAGTCGCCGCCATCACAGGCGGATTAACAGGAATCGGCAGGGTAATTCAATCCCGTCCCCAAAATCCCCCCTTTACATCCCAATAAACCCCAAATCTAACACAAATCCCAAAAGGCAATCGCCCTCGAATACCTCCGCCACGGCGCAAAAGTAGCCATCAACCACCTGGGCGGGCCAAAAGAGGAGCCCCTCCTCGAAGCCCTGCAAAAGGATGTCTCTGAAATTACCGGCGCCAATGCAAACAGCTTCATCACCGTTCCTGGAGATGTCACACAGCCCGACACGGGGCGTGACTTTGTCGCCAAAACGGTCGCTGCCTTTGGCCGATTGGACATCTTTGTTAGCAACGCTGGCGTGTGCAAATTCGCTGAGTTCTTGGAGTTCGTTATTCCCTATCCTCCCTATTTTAGTCTATCTTTGATGCTTGCAGAAGCAGGCTGTGTTCCACTGCTCAAAGTGAGAGTATATAGAGTATCCAGGTTTGCTAacatttccatttccattccCATTTGCAGAGTTGATCCCCCCCTCCTCGGCCACACTATAAACACCAACCTCTCCGGAGCCTTTTATGCCACACAGGCGGCGGGACGACAGATGGCGCTAGAGCAGTCGCCGCCCGGCGGGTCGATTATTGGGATAAGTTCGATTTCGGCGCTCGTGGGTGGCGGCCAGCAGACGCATTATACGCCTACTAAGGCTGGGGTTTTGAGTCTCATGCAGTCTTGTGCGGTTGCGTTGGGCAAGTACAATATCCGGTGTAATGCGTTGTTGCCTGGCACGATCCGGACGCAGCTCAATGATGAGGATATGAGTGATCCTGTCAAGAGGGAGTATATGGAGGGGAGAATTCCCCTTGGGAGACTTGGGCAGCCGCCGGATTTGGCGGGGCCGGCGGTGTTTTTGGCTTGTGAGGAGTTGAGTAGCTATGTGGTAAgttacttttttctttttttcttggtgttCAATGTTGCGGGTATATTGGGTGCTAATTGTGTGTTTATAGACTGGTGCGCAGCTGCTTGTGGATGGTGGGGCTTTTGTAAATCTTCAGTAGGTACTAGGTATAGATGGATAGATGGGAGTCTCTGTTGTTCATTTTGATAGATAGtgtatatagtaaaaaaattttGTAAGATCATATCTCGACTCCGTATGCTTTCACTGCTACTCCACCCCATATACCCCTCTGCTGCTCGGCGGTTAACTGCCTCTTCTCTAATATGCTTTCCACCACGTTCTTCCAACGTCTCCAGGTACCTTCGTTGCCGCCTCCCCCTACGTTGCAGACTGGCCAGTCAGACCCAAACATCACTCGTTCGGCGCCAAATGTATTAAAGACCACATCAGTCCAAGGACGAATTCTCTCCACAATAGAAGCAATATCAGGTTCGGCGTCCGAGGAAACTGGCGGTAGCTCAGAGAAGCCGCCCGAAAGCTTCATGTACGTGTTGGGATACTGTGCCATAGCGGTGACCAGAGACGACCATTCCAGAAACTCGGGGTGTGTGGTTACTGAGGCGTGCGATGGATCTGGAAGCCGGAGATTCGGCTTACAGAGGTGATCTGCGTGCTCGTCAGCTTTGGATAACAACTGCCACGACCAAAAGAGAGATGGGAGAGGAGGTATAATGGGAATCGGCAAGTTCAAACATACTGATTACTATAACAACCTTCTCGTCTTCTTTCACGCCATCATAGACCCTCCTCATCATTTCGACCGCCTCCCTCAACTGCCAAGACCCACCCAGTCTCGCATCCACCCCCAAATCGAACGCCAACTTTTCTCTCCCAAGCCATTTTAGCCCCTCAACAACGTCATCTTGCAACATGACACCCTTCGGCTTGTCTTGGAATAGATACCTCACGCCCCGAAGCTTCTTCCAGACGTCATCTGTCTTAGTACGTTCTCTCACTAGGCCCATGTATTTCTGCAGCGCAGCAGGTCCCCCGGGCACTGGTGCCCAGGGAGCAAACCCCAGACAGAGATGTCTATCTTGATCGCGATGACCCTCCCCCGCAACAGGAGTTCCGGTGATGATTCTCGTAATCAGCGAGACTTCATCTAGAGCATGAGACCAGCCTCCCCCAGCCTCCTCGACAGAGGAGATGCGATCTGTTTCTAAGAATATAAAGCCGCGCAGGTATGTTGGGTCAGCAGTATCTGCAGTGGTGGAAATTGAGGATGTCGCAAGGCGATACTCATCGACTGAGTGTTGGGATCCTAGGGGCGATCCAGGCCCATACCAGGCGAGGGTTGGGAGATGGGACTCCGGGAAAAGATGGATGTGAGAATCCACGATTGGAATAGGCATTTTGCAATGATTGTTATGGGCGTGATGTTTGTTGTGGTGGATCGCGATTCTAGTTGGGGAGATTGCGGGGTAAAGGATGGACTCAGTCGTTTTGGTCTTCAGTTGAACACGAATATTGTGTCACCTGAGTGCAGTCAATTCCACATGAACTCTGTGCTGCTGCAGTGATCTATAAATGAACAGATCAATGGCCTCCAAGAATTGAGATTTAAGGGTGGGAGAGATCATTATTTGT
This Aspergillus flavus chromosome 1, complete sequence DNA region includes the following protein-coding sequences:
- a CDS encoding dehydrogenase with different specificitie (short-chain dehydrogenase), whose translation is MPLPQLLVGKVAAITGGLTGIGRAIALEYLRHGAKVAINHLGGPKEEPLLEALQKDVSEITGANANSFITVPGDVTQPDTGRDFVAKTVAAFGRLDIFVSNAGVCKFAEFLEVDPPLLGHTINTNLSGAFYATQAAGRQMALEQSPPGGSIIGISSISALVGGGQQTHYTPTKAGVLSLMQSCAVALGKYNIRCNALLPGTIRTQLNDEDMSDPVKREYMEGRIPLGRLGQPPDLAGPAVFLACEELSSYVTGAQLLVDGGAFVNLQ
- a CDS encoding amidohydrolase family protein (conserved hypothetical protein): MPIPIVDSHIHLFPESHLPTLAWYGPGSPLGSQHSVDEYRLATSSISTTADTADPTYLRGFIFLETDRISSVEEAGGGWSHALDEVSLITRIITGTPVAGEGHRDQDRHLCLGFAPWAPVPGGPAALQKYMGLVRERTKTDDVWKKLRGVRYLFQDKPKGVMLQDDVVEGLKWLGREKLAFDLGVDARLGGSWQLREAVEMMRRVYDGVKEDEKVVIVINHLCKPNLRLPDPSHASVTTHPEFLEWSSLVTAMAQYPNTYMKLSGGFSELPPVSSDAEPDIASIVERIRPWTDVVFNTFGAERVMFGSDWPVCNVGGGGNEGTWRRWKNVVESILEKRQLTAEQQRGIWGGVAVKAYGVEI